A region from the Salvia splendens isolate huo1 unplaced genomic scaffold, SspV2 ctg854, whole genome shotgun sequence genome encodes:
- the LOC121791617 gene encoding chloride conductance regulatory protein ICln-like isoform X1: protein MASAIRLVTERTGDGIGQPFVDSHHGEELMLVQPGVSIVLGSSSRQPELPGTLYLTTRQVIWLSDSDRAKGYAVDFISVSLHAVSRDPEAYPEPCIYAQIENGAEEDESEDSESETDDTLNLSKITEMRFVPSDPNQCTLDRLFTVFCECAQLNPDPIEEDEGENNWIFSADQLEFNAEDDDSEWDAHQNPAHPIGANGNVDLAQSVVQLQINDQRFEDAEEIEQDGTNGHH from the exons ATGGCCTCCGCGATCCGACTCGTGACGGAGAGAACCGGCGACGGCATCGGACAACCATTCGTCGACTCCCACCACGGCGAGGAGCTGATGCTTGTGCAGCCCGGCGTCTCTATCGTCCTCGGCAGCAGCAGCCGTCAGCCTGAACTCCCCGGCACTCTCTACCTCACCACCAG GCAAGTAATTTGGCTGAGCGACTCGGATAGGGCGAAAGGCTATGCCGTCGATTTTATTTCGGTGTCGCTTCACGCTGTTTCCAGAGATCCCGAGGCTTATCCTGAACCTTGTATCTATGCTCAG attGAGAATGGGGCTGAGGAAGATGAGTCTGAAGATTCAGAGTCTGAAACTGACGATACGCTAAACTTATCCAAGATAACCGAGATGAGATTTGTGCCCTCGGATCCTAATCAATGTACCC TGGACAGACTATTTACAGTATTCTGTGAATGTGCTCAGCTGAATCCTGATCCAATAGAAG aggatgaaggcgaaaataattggaTTTTCAGCGCTGATCAGCTGGAATTCAATGCGG AGGACGATGACTCGGAATGGGATGCCCACCAAAATCCAGCCCACCCAATCGGTGCCAATGGAAATGTCGACTTAGCTCAATCAGTGGTGCAG CTTCAGATAAATGATCAGCGCTTTGAGGATGCAGAGGAAATAGAGCAGGATGGTACTAATGGTCATCACTAA
- the LOC121791617 gene encoding chloride conductance regulatory protein ICln-like isoform X2 — MASAIRLVTERTGDGIGQPFVDSHHGEELMLVQPGVSIVLGSSSRQPELPGTLYLTTRQVIWLSDSDRAKGYAVDFISVSLHAVSRDPEAYPEPCIYAQIENGAEEDESEDSESETDDTLNLSKITEMRFVPSDPNQLDRLFTVFCECAQLNPDPIEEDEGENNWIFSADQLEFNAEDDDSEWDAHQNPAHPIGANGNVDLAQSVVQLQINDQRFEDAEEIEQDGTNGHH; from the exons ATGGCCTCCGCGATCCGACTCGTGACGGAGAGAACCGGCGACGGCATCGGACAACCATTCGTCGACTCCCACCACGGCGAGGAGCTGATGCTTGTGCAGCCCGGCGTCTCTATCGTCCTCGGCAGCAGCAGCCGTCAGCCTGAACTCCCCGGCACTCTCTACCTCACCACCAG GCAAGTAATTTGGCTGAGCGACTCGGATAGGGCGAAAGGCTATGCCGTCGATTTTATTTCGGTGTCGCTTCACGCTGTTTCCAGAGATCCCGAGGCTTATCCTGAACCTTGTATCTATGCTCAG attGAGAATGGGGCTGAGGAAGATGAGTCTGAAGATTCAGAGTCTGAAACTGACGATACGCTAAACTTATCCAAGATAACCGAGATGAGATTTGTGCCCTCGGATCCTAATCAAT TGGACAGACTATTTACAGTATTCTGTGAATGTGCTCAGCTGAATCCTGATCCAATAGAAG aggatgaaggcgaaaataattggaTTTTCAGCGCTGATCAGCTGGAATTCAATGCGG AGGACGATGACTCGGAATGGGATGCCCACCAAAATCCAGCCCACCCAATCGGTGCCAATGGAAATGTCGACTTAGCTCAATCAGTGGTGCAG CTTCAGATAAATGATCAGCGCTTTGAGGATGCAGAGGAAATAGAGCAGGATGGTACTAATGGTCATCACTAA
- the LOC121791616 gene encoding 40S ribosomal protein S20-2-like: MAFAAVKPSKPGLEEPLEQIHKIRITLSSKNVKNLEKVCADLVRGAKDKRLRVKGPVRMPTKVLKITTRKSPCGEGTNTFDRFELRVHKRVIDLFSSPDVVKQITSITIEPGVEVEVTIADS, translated from the exons ATGGCGTTCGCAGCGGTTAAACCCTCAAAGCCAGGGCTAGAGGAGCCCCTGGAGCAGATTCACAAGATTCGTATTACACTTTCTTCCAAGAACGTGAAGAATTTGGAGAAAG TCTGTGCCGACTTGGTGCGTGGTGCCAAGGACAAGAGGCTCAGAGTCAAGGGACCAGTGAGAATGCCCACTAAGGTTCTCAAGATCACTACTAGGAAATCTCCTTGTGGTGAAG GTACCAACACCTTTGATAGGTTTGAGCTTAGGGTTCACAAGCGGGTGATTGACCTTTTCAGCTCACCCGATGTCGTGAAGCAGATCACCTCAATTACCATTGAACCTGGTGTAGAGGTCGAAGTCACAATTGCAGATTCTTAG